A single region of the Phycisphaerae bacterium RAS1 genome encodes:
- a CDS encoding ECF sigma factor has translation MGADGDIRLTQLLEAAGGGDREAVRRVWERVHTELHRMAVAQLARDGLRAVLRPTSLVAEAYLRLVGPADGNHWANHRHFFVAAAETLRRVRVDRARMHRAAKRGGGASPEPLRDEHVAVETTEDRTDVVALDEALNALEKESPRAAEVVKLRYFAGHLREEIAAMLNISPRTVDYEWRYAKSWLFAALSG, from the coding sequence GTGGGAGCTGACGGGGACATCCGCCTGACGCAGTTGCTCGAAGCCGCCGGCGGCGGGGACCGCGAGGCCGTCCGGCGCGTCTGGGAGCGGGTTCACACCGAGCTGCACCGCATGGCTGTCGCCCAGCTCGCCCGCGACGGCCTGCGGGCCGTCCTGCGGCCCACGTCGCTGGTGGCGGAGGCCTACCTGCGGCTGGTCGGGCCGGCCGACGGGAACCACTGGGCCAATCACCGACATTTTTTCGTCGCCGCCGCGGAAACATTGCGGCGCGTCCGCGTGGATCGCGCACGTATGCATAGAGCCGCCAAGCGCGGCGGCGGCGCGTCTCCTGAGCCGCTTCGGGATGAGCACGTGGCCGTCGAGACGACCGAAGACCGCACCGATGTGGTCGCGCTGGACGAGGCGCTCAATGCGCTCGAAAAGGAATCGCCCCGGGCGGCGGAGGTCGTCAAGCTGCGCTACTTCGCCGGCCACCTGCGCGAGGAGATCGCGGCGATGCTGAACATCTCGCCGCGGACCGTGGACTACGAGTGGCGCTATGCGAAGAGCTGGCTCTTCGCGGCCCTGAGCGGATAG